The proteins below are encoded in one region of Peptococcaceae bacterium 1198_IL3148:
- the gatA gene encoding Asp-tRNA(Asn)/Glu-tRNA(Gln) amidotransferase subunit GatA, with amino-acid sequence MSLNQMTAHQLHQLMVNKEVSAEEITTAVYKRIDAVEEKVKSFITLTKEQALETARNVDKQIAAGEKLSPLAGIPVAVKDNICITGVSTTCASKMLADYVPPFDATVIEKLNAVGAVMVGKTNMDEFAMGSSTETSTMHTTYNPWDTDRVPGGSSGGSAAAVAADQCIVALGTDTGGSIRQPAAFCGVVGIKPTYGAVSRYGAVPYASSLDQIGPLTKDVTDGALMLNAICGHDHRDSTSAQYDVPDYTKYLENNVQGLKIGIPKEYMAAGLGANVRQVIEGAVATLANLGAEVEEVSLPHIKYALPAYYLIATAEASSNLARFDGVGFGYRDTDADDILQMFIKSRSEGFGEEVKRRIMLGTYALSAGFYDAYYLKALKVRTLIKQDFDQVFEKYDLILSPTTPTPAFKVGENIDDPIKMYLQDIFTSSVNLAGVPSICLPCGFVDGLPVGMQLIGKPFGEGTMLRAAYTFEQNTEFHRQRPAL; translated from the coding sequence ATGTCTCTTAATCAGATGACCGCCCATCAACTGCACCAATTGATGGTGAACAAAGAAGTTAGTGCAGAGGAAATTACCACTGCAGTGTATAAACGGATTGATGCTGTGGAAGAAAAAGTTAAATCTTTTATCACCCTAACTAAGGAACAGGCATTAGAAACCGCCCGTAACGTGGACAAGCAGATCGCAGCCGGAGAAAAATTATCTCCATTGGCGGGTATTCCAGTGGCGGTTAAGGATAACATTTGTATCACCGGTGTGTCCACAACCTGTGCATCTAAAATGCTTGCTGATTATGTACCACCCTTTGACGCCACAGTAATAGAAAAACTAAATGCCGTTGGCGCGGTAATGGTTGGCAAGACCAATATGGACGAATTTGCCATGGGCTCTTCCACTGAAACTTCGACCATGCATACCACCTATAACCCTTGGGATACCGACAGAGTACCCGGGGGCTCCAGTGGCGGCTCGGCCGCTGCGGTGGCCGCTGACCAGTGTATAGTGGCATTGGGTACCGATACCGGTGGTTCCATTAGACAACCGGCGGCCTTTTGTGGTGTGGTGGGCATAAAACCCACCTATGGCGCGGTATCCCGCTATGGAGCAGTGCCCTATGCTTCTTCTTTAGATCAAATTGGCCCCTTGACCAAGGATGTTACCGATGGTGCCCTAATGCTCAATGCCATTTGTGGTCATGACCATAGGGATTCAACATCTGCCCAATATGATGTGCCGGATTACACCAAGTACTTAGAAAATAATGTGCAAGGTTTAAAAATTGGTATTCCTAAGGAGTATATGGCTGCAGGTTTAGGTGCCAATGTGCGCCAAGTAATTGAAGGCGCGGTGGCTACCCTAGCTAACTTAGGAGCGGAAGTGGAAGAAGTCAGCTTACCCCATATTAAATATGCTTTGCCAGCCTATTACCTCATTGCTACCGCTGAAGCCAGCTCAAATCTGGCACGTTTCGATGGGGTAGGCTTTGGTTATCGGGACACAGACGCCGATGACATTTTACAAATGTTTATCAAAAGTCGCAGTGAGGGCTTTGGTGAAGAAGTAAAACGGCGGATTATGTTGGGAACCTATGCTCTATCTGCCGGTTTTTATGACGCTTATTACCTCAAGGCTTTAAAAGTGCGCACTTTAATTAAGCAGGATTTTGATCAAGTCTTTGAAAAGTATGACTTAATATTGTCACCTACCACTCCCACACCGGCCTTTAAAGTTGGTGAAAATATCGATGATCCAATAAAGATGTATCTACAGGATATCTTTACATCATCTGTAAACTTGGCTGGAGTACCAAGTATCTGTCTGCCCTGTGGCTTTGTGGACGGGTTGCCCGTTGGCATGCAATTAATCGGCAAACCCTTTGGTGAAGGTACCATGTTGCGGGCGGCCTATACCTTTGAACAAAATACTGAATTTCACCGGCAGCGCCCGGCGCTATAA
- a CDS encoding 3-isopropylmalate dehydratase small subunit, giving the protein MKLTGNVHKFNQDDINTDYIISGKYKFKTLDMKELAKHVMEDLDPDFYCKVTAGDFIVAGNNFGCGSSREQAPLAIINADIAAVLAKSFARIFYRNAINTGLPVVECDTDLIDQGDQLEVDLTAGVVKNLTKGIEIAAKPLPDVMIKILNDGGLAAHFRKYGDFNL; this is encoded by the coding sequence ATGAAATTAACAGGCAACGTGCATAAATTTAACCAAGACGACATCAATACCGATTACATTATTTCTGGTAAATATAAATTTAAAACCCTGGATATGAAGGAATTGGCCAAACACGTGATGGAAGACTTAGATCCGGATTTTTACTGCAAAGTAACTGCCGGTGACTTTATCGTGGCTGGCAACAATTTTGGCTGTGGTTCTTCTCGAGAACAGGCGCCGCTGGCCATTATCAATGCTGACATCGCAGCGGTATTAGCTAAATCCTTTGCCCGCATTTTTTATCGCAACGCCATCAATACCGGTTTGCCGGTGGTGGAATGTGATACCGATTTAATCGACCAAGGCGATCAATTGGAAGTGGATTTGACCGCCGGGGTGGTTAAAAACCTCACTAAAGGAATTGAAATTGCAGCGAAACCACTGCCGGATGTGATGATCAAAATTCTTAATGACGGCGGTTTGGCAGCTCATTTTAGAAAATACGGCGATTTTAACCTGTAA
- a CDS encoding lipid II flippase Amj family protein — MSRLLLAAILIAFIHMINTLIYSVRPAGVHTKRLAIAYSLFNVISLFASTANLVLAPLMSSIVEHAIQRFIAANPGAEMATIAETANYQAELALLNQDFRLVIVAATVGTLVGIFLIPAFVRIFVRGIMWFDEVKSVPKMLTMLIFSPKRVVGLLRSLNMPKKDVVERVRDSKTKLPATFLWLNFIANGIFTTGVLSALYAGALFPEFRATTTVLSGVVNGFATLMFAMVVDPTAAMITDQALRGERDQYDVKQMSFYLAVTRLGGTILAQVLFVPAAWIIQHTAMFIAHPPF; from the coding sequence ATGTCTCGTTTGTTGTTGGCGGCAATACTAATTGCCTTTATTCACATGATTAATACGTTGATTTATTCCGTTAGACCGGCGGGGGTGCACACTAAGCGGTTAGCCATTGCCTACTCGCTTTTTAATGTGATCTCTCTGTTTGCCAGCACCGCTAACTTGGTGCTGGCACCCTTAATGTCATCCATAGTGGAACATGCCATTCAAAGATTCATTGCCGCCAACCCCGGTGCAGAGATGGCAACAATTGCGGAAACCGCCAACTATCAAGCGGAATTGGCCCTGCTCAATCAAGATTTTCGCTTGGTGATTGTGGCTGCCACGGTGGGTACACTGGTGGGGATTTTTTTGATACCGGCCTTTGTGCGCATATTTGTGCGGGGAATTATGTGGTTTGATGAGGTTAAGTCGGTGCCGAAAATGTTGACTATGCTGATCTTTTCGCCCAAAAGGGTGGTGGGGTTGCTGCGCAGCCTTAACATGCCGAAAAAGGACGTGGTGGAACGGGTACGGGATAGTAAAACTAAGTTGCCAGCCACATTTTTATGGCTTAACTTCATTGCCAACGGTATCTTTACCACCGGTGTGTTGTCGGCACTGTACGCCGGGGCGCTGTTTCCAGAATTTAGGGCCACCACCACAGTGTTGTCCGGAGTGGTAAATGGTTTTGCCACGTTGATGTTTGCCATGGTGGTTGATCCCACCGCAGCGATGATTACCGATCAGGCGTTGCGGGGCGAGCGGGATCAGTACGATGTTAAACAAATGTCCTTTTACCTGGCGGTCACCAGGCTGGGAGGAACAATTTTAGCCCAAGTTTTGTTTGTTCCGGCGGCTTGGATAATTCAGCATACCGCCATGTTTATTGCTCATCCGCCGTTTTAG
- the gatB gene encoding Asp-tRNA(Asn)/Glu-tRNA(Gln) amidotransferase subunit GatB, which translates to MTKWEAVIGLEVHVELKTNTKIFCNCSTEFGGDPNTHVCPVCLGLPGTLPVLNKKVVEYAVKAGLALNCEIASYSKFDRKNYYYPDLPKNYQVSQFDLPIAKGGYLDIEVGGETKRIGIHHMHMEEDAGKLVHQGTIMASPYTLVDYNRGGMPLVEIVSEPDMRSAEEARAYVEKLRSVIQYTGVSDCKMQEGSLRCDANVSVRPVGTTKLGTKTEIKNMNSFKALQRAVEYEIERQIEVLEDGGKIVQETRTWDEAKGITISMRSKEEAQDYRYFPDPDLVPVVIDEQWVKELRDGLPELPDSRKARYVEQYSLPAYDASVLTAIKEMSDFFEEVLDYFPQPKVVSNWIMGDLSGLLNANQQELTDSPITAKQFAELLKLIDQGTISGKIAKTVLEEMVATGKEPATIVKEKGLVQISDEGELTKIIEEIIANNPKSVEDYRNGKTAAIGFLVGQTMKATKGKANPGLVNKLLKEKLQ; encoded by the coding sequence GTGACAAAGTGGGAAGCTGTTATTGGTTTAGAAGTACATGTGGAGTTAAAAACCAACACCAAGATTTTTTGTAATTGTTCCACCGAATTTGGGGGTGATCCCAACACCCATGTTTGTCCAGTCTGTTTGGGACTACCTGGTACACTACCGGTTCTAAATAAAAAAGTGGTGGAATATGCTGTCAAAGCAGGTTTGGCCCTAAATTGTGAGATCGCTTCTTATTCTAAGTTTGATCGTAAAAACTATTATTACCCTGACTTGCCTAAAAACTATCAGGTATCTCAGTTTGACTTACCAATAGCTAAAGGCGGGTATTTAGATATTGAGGTTGGTGGAGAAACCAAACGCATTGGCATTCACCATATGCACATGGAAGAAGATGCAGGCAAGCTGGTACACCAAGGCACAATCATGGCTAGCCCTTATACACTGGTGGACTATAACCGCGGTGGCATGCCCTTGGTGGAAATTGTGTCCGAGCCAGACATGCGTTCCGCTGAGGAAGCCAGGGCTTATGTTGAAAAATTGCGGTCTGTAATACAATATACTGGTGTATCCGATTGTAAAATGCAAGAAGGTTCGCTGCGTTGTGATGCCAACGTCTCTGTGAGGCCAGTTGGCACAACTAAGCTAGGCACTAAAACAGAGATAAAGAATATGAACTCCTTTAAAGCCTTACAAAGGGCAGTGGAATATGAAATTGAGCGGCAAATTGAAGTACTTGAAGACGGGGGCAAAATTGTGCAAGAAACCCGCACCTGGGATGAAGCAAAAGGCATTACCATTTCAATGCGCAGTAAAGAAGAGGCCCAGGATTATCGCTACTTCCCAGACCCGGACTTGGTGCCGGTGGTGATAGATGAACAGTGGGTTAAAGAGCTTAGAGATGGCCTGCCGGAATTGCCGGACAGTCGTAAGGCCCGTTATGTAGAGCAATACAGTCTGCCTGCATACGACGCTTCGGTGCTTACCGCCATCAAGGAAATGTCTGATTTCTTTGAAGAAGTGCTGGATTATTTTCCACAGCCAAAAGTGGTTAGCAACTGGATTATGGGTGATCTGTCCGGATTGTTGAATGCTAACCAGCAGGAACTTACCGATAGTCCCATCACAGCAAAACAATTTGCTGAACTGTTAAAACTAATTGACCAAGGGACCATCAGTGGTAAAATTGCTAAAACAGTGTTAGAAGAAATGGTGGCCACCGGCAAAGAACCGGCTACCATTGTTAAGGAAAAGGGATTGGTACAAATATCCGACGAAGGTGAGCTAACCAAAATCATTGAAGAAATCATCGCCAATAACCCCAAGTCGGTGGAGGATTACCGCAATGGTAAAACCGCGGCCATTGGTTTCTTGGTGGGACAAACCATGAAAGCCACCAAGGGCAAAGCAAACCCAGGTTTGGTAAATAAACTGTTGAAAGAAAAGTTGCAATAG
- a CDS encoding 3-isopropylmalate dehydratase large subunit has protein sequence MGQTIIEKILSSHCGQTAHAGDIVVANVDLVMGQDGTSPLAIRAFNDMNGKEVFDPSKVAMVIDHSSPSPNEGVSALHKLMREFAKAKKFKFYDIGEGVCHQLMPESGKVGPGKLVIGADSHTCTYGALNAFSTGVGSTDLAGGLVSGKMWFKVPETIKFVCHGTLPAGVYAKDLILFLIGDVTADGATYKAAEYTGQAISALSVDARMTISNMAIEMGAKAGMMEADEKTLAWLKQFTDEEFTPVAADADAVYADIKEYDVSNLEPQIAMPHRVDNVTGISNLLGTPIQQAVIGTCTNGRLEDLRIAASILKDKTINPDVRLIVAPASKKIYLEAMAEGIIQTLVRAGAAVVTPGCGPCVGTHNGVPSDGENVISTANRNFKGRMGNGNAHIYLGSPATVAASALYGQITDPRELL, from the coding sequence ATGGGTCAGACGATTATAGAAAAAATTCTATCCAGCCACTGTGGTCAAACTGCACATGCTGGCGATATTGTAGTGGCAAATGTAGATTTGGTGATGGGCCAAGACGGCACATCACCGCTGGCCATCCGAGCCTTTAATGATATGAACGGTAAAGAGGTGTTTGACCCCAGTAAGGTGGCGATGGTGATTGATCATAGTTCCCCTAGCCCTAACGAAGGGGTTTCGGCGCTGCACAAACTGATGCGTGAGTTTGCTAAAGCAAAGAAATTTAAGTTTTATGACATTGGCGAGGGCGTTTGTCACCAACTGATGCCGGAAAGCGGCAAGGTGGGCCCAGGGAAATTAGTGATCGGTGCTGATTCTCACACCTGTACCTACGGGGCGTTGAATGCCTTTTCCACCGGAGTGGGGTCAACGGACTTAGCTGGCGGATTGGTTTCTGGCAAGATGTGGTTTAAAGTGCCGGAAACCATTAAATTTGTTTGCCATGGTACACTGCCGGCAGGGGTATACGCCAAAGACTTAATTTTGTTCTTAATTGGGGATGTTACCGCCGATGGTGCCACCTATAAAGCGGCTGAGTACACCGGCCAGGCCATATCAGCATTATCGGTGGATGCCCGTATGACCATATCGAACATGGCCATTGAAATGGGCGCTAAGGCCGGTATGATGGAAGCCGATGAAAAGACGTTGGCTTGGTTAAAGCAATTTACCGATGAAGAATTTACCCCGGTTGCAGCCGATGCCGATGCTGTCTATGCCGACATTAAAGAATATGATGTATCTAACCTAGAGCCCCAGATTGCCATGCCCCACCGAGTGGACAATGTCACCGGCATTAGTAATCTGTTAGGTACCCCTATCCAGCAAGCAGTCATAGGCACCTGTACCAATGGTCGGTTGGAGGATTTGCGCATAGCGGCCTCCATACTTAAAGACAAAACCATTAACCCCGATGTCAGATTAATCGTGGCCCCGGCTTCCAAGAAAATTTATTTAGAGGCCATGGCCGAGGGGATTATCCAAACTTTAGTCAGAGCCGGTGCGGCGGTGGTAACTCCCGGTTGTGGTCCCTGTGTGGGCACCCATAACGGCGTACCATCAGACGGTGAGAACGTTATATCCACCGCCAACCGCAACTTTAAAGGACGAATGGGTAATGGTAATGCCCACATCTACTTAGGTTCACCGGCCACAGTGGCGGCATCTGCCCTTTATGGTCAGATTACCGACCCCAGAGAACTACTCTAA
- the ligA gene encoding NAD-dependent DNA ligase LigA — translation MLTVSEDVRQQVADLRREIEEHNYHYYVLDNPKITDEKYDALMCQLIKLEQQYPALVTPDSPSQRVGGQVQQGFKPVKHLLPMLSLGNAFSEEELHDFDRRVRSSLGEEDLEYVVELKIDGLAISLIYQDGLLVRGATRGDGETGEDITQNLKTVGSIPLKLRQPVPLLEVRGEAYMPKDAFVRLNAQREETGQQLFANPRNAAAGSLRQLDSKITASRKLSTFIYAIGQMEGQQITSHAQGLQWLKELGFRINPNIKVFNNMAQVIDYIQTWHDKRFDLPYAIDGLVIKVNQLSQQQRLAFTAKSPRWAIAYKFPAEKAITKIEDIKISVGRTGVLTPTAYLTPVTVAGSTVSRAVLHNEDIIKQKDIKIGDTVVLHKAGDVIPEIVEVLPEKRTGAERQFVYPDKCPECGTAVIRVDGEVATRCPNLGCPARNREGIFHFVSRPAMDIEGLGPAVVTQLLASGLIKDAADLYRLKYQDIINLERFGQKSAQNLLNAIENSKNRPLGQLIFALGIRHVGQTAAKKLADHFKSLVALSQASEEELVAIPEVGPKMAQSIVNWFSQQTNQNLIKRLIQAGINTLGEETTILDNQPLTGKTFVLTGTLVSFSRQQAQAAIERLGGKVTSSVSKKTDYVVVGENPGSKQEKAQKLGVSILAEEDFKKLLKQ, via the coding sequence TTGTTGACAGTTTCGGAAGATGTAAGGCAGCAGGTTGCCGATCTGCGCCGTGAGATTGAAGAACATAATTATCACTACTATGTTTTAGACAACCCTAAGATAACGGATGAAAAATATGATGCTTTAATGTGCCAATTGATCAAATTGGAGCAGCAGTATCCAGCACTGGTAACTCCAGATTCACCTTCCCAACGGGTAGGGGGGCAGGTGCAGCAGGGTTTTAAACCGGTTAAACACTTGCTACCGATGCTAAGCCTTGGGAACGCCTTTAGTGAGGAAGAACTGCATGACTTTGATCGCCGGGTTCGTTCCAGCCTAGGAGAAGAAGACCTGGAATATGTTGTGGAGTTAAAGATAGATGGTTTGGCCATTTCACTGATTTACCAAGATGGCTTATTGGTCAGAGGTGCCACCCGGGGTGATGGAGAAACCGGGGAGGACATTACTCAAAACCTAAAAACAGTGGGCAGTATACCACTGAAATTGCGGCAACCAGTCCCGCTGTTGGAAGTGCGGGGGGAGGCATATATGCCCAAAGATGCCTTTGTTAGACTGAATGCCCAGCGGGAAGAAACCGGGCAACAGCTTTTTGCCAATCCCCGCAATGCCGCAGCCGGTAGCCTTCGGCAGTTAGACTCTAAGATCACCGCCAGTCGCAAATTGAGTACCTTTATTTATGCCATCGGTCAAATGGAGGGGCAACAAATAACCAGCCATGCCCAGGGGTTACAATGGCTAAAGGAACTGGGTTTCCGCATTAACCCCAATATTAAAGTGTTTAATAATATGGCTCAGGTAATAGACTACATTCAAACTTGGCACGATAAACGGTTTGATTTACCCTATGCCATTGATGGCCTGGTGATTAAGGTTAACCAATTAAGTCAACAGCAAAGATTGGCCTTTACCGCCAAAAGTCCCCGTTGGGCCATTGCCTATAAGTTTCCGGCGGAAAAAGCCATCACCAAAATAGAAGACATTAAAATCAGCGTGGGGCGCACTGGCGTCTTAACCCCCACCGCCTACTTAACACCGGTGACGGTGGCAGGCAGTACCGTCAGCCGAGCGGTTTTACATAATGAAGATATCATCAAACAAAAGGATATTAAAATCGGTGATACTGTGGTGTTGCACAAAGCCGGCGATGTAATTCCAGAAATTGTGGAGGTGTTACCGGAGAAAAGGACCGGGGCTGAGCGGCAGTTTGTTTACCCAGACAAATGCCCTGAATGTGGTACCGCTGTCATCCGGGTGGACGGAGAGGTTGCCACCCGTTGCCCCAATCTAGGTTGTCCCGCCCGTAACCGCGAAGGAATTTTCCACTTTGTTTCCCGACCGGCAATGGATATAGAGGGTCTCGGGCCGGCGGTGGTAACCCAACTGCTGGCAAGCGGGCTAATTAAAGATGCTGCAGATTTGTATCGCTTAAAATATCAAGATATTATCAATTTAGAACGGTTTGGCCAAAAATCTGCCCAAAACTTGCTCAATGCCATCGAGAACAGTAAAAACCGGCCGTTGGGTCAATTGATATTTGCTTTGGGTATTCGCCATGTTGGTCAAACGGCGGCTAAAAAATTGGCCGATCATTTTAAGTCGCTGGTGGCCTTGTCCCAAGCCAGTGAGGAAGAGTTAGTTGCCATACCGGAAGTTGGCCCCAAAATGGCCCAAAGTATCGTCAATTGGTTTAGCCAACAAACCAATCAAAATTTAATTAAAAGATTAATTCAAGCAGGGATTAATACCCTTGGTGAAGAAACAACAATTTTAGACAATCAGCCATTAACAGGAAAAACCTTTGTGTTAACGGGTACGCTGGTAAGCTTTTCCCGGCAACAGGCCCAAGCAGCGATAGAAAGATTGGGCGGTAAGGTCACTTCCAGTGTTAGCAAAAAGACTGACTACGTTGTGGTTGGTGAAAACCCGGGTTCTAAACAAGAAAAGGCCCAAAAATTGGGCGTATCAATACTTGCTGAAGAAGACTTTAAAAAACTTCTCAAGCAATAA
- a CDS encoding isocitrate dehydrogenase (NAD(+)) yields MTHNVTLIPGDGIGPEITAAVRQIIDATGVDINWEVVEAGAAVIELHGTPLPQYVLDSIRKNKVALKGPVTTPVGGGFRSVNVTLRKELNLYANLRPVKSLPGITSRYDNVDLVVVRENTEDLYVGIEHMVGDNAAESIKIITREASERIVQFAFDYAVKNHRQKVTAVHKANIMKLSDGLFLQAARKVAAEYPEIKYQEVIVDAMSMKLVQNPQHYDVLVMPNLYGDILSDLCAGLVGGLGVAPGANIGDRYAVFEAVHGSAPDIAGQNKANPLALVLSGIQMLQHLGETAAADKIALAVEKVLTAGIDVTADLGGNATTSQMAAAIIKML; encoded by the coding sequence TTGACACACAATGTGACGCTGATTCCCGGTGACGGGATCGGACCGGAAATTACTGCGGCGGTTCGGCAAATCATCGATGCCACCGGAGTTGATATCAACTGGGAAGTGGTGGAGGCCGGGGCGGCAGTAATTGAATTACATGGTACCCCATTGCCCCAATATGTGTTGGATTCCATTCGCAAAAATAAAGTTGCTCTCAAAGGGCCGGTGACCACTCCGGTGGGGGGCGGTTTTCGCAGTGTTAATGTAACATTGCGCAAAGAACTAAACCTGTATGCTAACCTGAGACCGGTTAAATCATTGCCGGGCATCACCAGCCGTTACGATAACGTTGATTTGGTGGTGGTGAGGGAAAACACCGAAGATTTATATGTGGGCATCGAACATATGGTGGGCGATAACGCCGCCGAGAGCATTAAAATCATTACCCGGGAAGCTTCGGAACGGATTGTCCAATTTGCTTTTGACTATGCCGTTAAAAACCATCGACAAAAGGTAACGGCGGTACATAAAGCCAATATAATGAAATTATCAGATGGTTTATTTCTACAGGCGGCCCGCAAGGTAGCCGCTGAATACCCTGAGATAAAGTACCAAGAGGTAATCGTCGATGCCATGAGTATGAAGTTGGTACAAAACCCCCAGCATTATGATGTGTTGGTGATGCCTAACCTGTACGGTGATATTTTGTCTGATCTGTGTGCCGGTCTGGTGGGTGGCCTGGGGGTTGCTCCCGGTGCCAATATTGGTGACCGCTATGCGGTGTTTGAAGCAGTCCATGGCAGTGCTCCGGATATCGCCGGTCAAAATAAAGCCAATCCGCTGGCCTTAGTATTGTCGGGCATCCAAATGCTACAACACTTGGGAGAAACTGCAGCTGCAGATAAAATTGCTCTGGCGGTGGAAAAGGTGCTAACAGCCGGGATTGATGTCACCGCCGATTTGGGCGGTAACGCCACCACCAGTCAAATGGCAGCTGCCATCATTAAAATGCTGTAG
- the gatC gene encoding Asp-tRNA(Asn)/Glu-tRNA(Gln) amidotransferase subunit GatC produces the protein MISKKDVEHVALLARLELSEEQKDIYTKQLNDILEHASALQELDTENVPPTAHVLPIENVFREDKVGDHLPNDKATAIAPDSEGNFIKVPKIL, from the coding sequence TTGATTAGTAAGAAAGATGTCGAGCATGTTGCTTTGTTAGCCCGGTTAGAGCTGAGCGAAGAGCAAAAGGACATTTATACCAAGCAGTTAAATGATATTTTAGAACACGCCAGCGCTCTACAAGAATTGGACACAGAAAATGTACCTCCCACTGCCCATGTGCTGCCTATCGAAAATGTCTTTAGAGAAGATAAAGTAGGCGATCACCTGCCTAATGACAAGGCCACTGCCATTGCGCCGGATTCAGAGGGCAACTTTATAAAAGTACCGAAAATACTGTAA
- the nifV gene encoding homocitrate synthase: MEQRKIHIVDTTLRDGEQTAGVVFANREKIRIARFLDELGVDQIEAGIPTMEGDEQEAIKAICKSGLKASIMGWNRPVIKDIEASLECGVDAVAISISTSDIHMKYKLNKSREWVLENMARAVEFAKKNGLYVSANAEDASRSDIDFLIQYAKVAKEAGADRLRYCDTVGILDPFTTFDNITKIRQAVDIDIEMHTHDDFGMATANALAGVKAGADYVGVTVLGLGERAGNSPLEEVVMALKHLFKIDLGFKTDMFVEVADYVSRASGRELPAWKAIVGSNMFSHESGIHADGALKNPKTYEAFQPEEVGLERQIVVGKHSGTAALRAKFAEYGIVLSRHESEQLLPKVRAAAVSLKRTLFDKELMYIYEDYFGPTHGHHGKRD; this comes from the coding sequence ATGGAACAAAGGAAGATACATATAGTGGATACTACCTTGCGAGACGGAGAGCAAACCGCCGGTGTGGTTTTTGCTAACCGCGAAAAGATCCGGATCGCTAGATTTTTGGATGAACTGGGTGTGGACCAAATTGAGGCTGGTATTCCAACTATGGAAGGGGATGAGCAGGAAGCAATCAAGGCCATCTGCAAATCTGGTTTAAAGGCCAGCATTATGGGGTGGAACCGTCCGGTAATTAAAGACATCGAAGCATCCCTGGAATGTGGCGTCGATGCGGTGGCAATTTCCATCTCCACTTCGGATATTCACATGAAATATAAGCTAAACAAAAGTAGAGAATGGGTATTGGAAAACATGGCCCGGGCGGTGGAATTTGCTAAGAAGAATGGTTTATATGTATCCGCCAATGCTGAAGATGCTTCCCGCAGCGATATCGACTTTTTGATTCAATATGCCAAAGTGGCCAAAGAGGCTGGAGCTGATCGGCTGCGCTATTGTGATACCGTGGGTATTCTGGACCCCTTTACCACCTTTGACAACATCACTAAAATTCGGCAAGCGGTGGATATAGATATTGAAATGCACACCCACGACGACTTTGGAATGGCCACCGCCAACGCACTGGCCGGAGTTAAAGCTGGGGCTGACTATGTGGGCGTTACGGTATTAGGCCTGGGAGAACGGGCTGGTAACTCGCCTTTAGAAGAAGTGGTCATGGCTTTGAAACACCTATTTAAAATCGACCTTGGTTTTAAAACCGATATGTTTGTAGAGGTTGCTGATTATGTTTCCCGGGCCTCCGGCCGGGAGTTGCCCGCTTGGAAAGCCATTGTTGGTTCCAACATGTTTTCCCATGAATCCGGCATCCATGCTGATGGTGCACTAAAGAACCCTAAGACATACGAAGCCTTCCAGCCGGAAGAGGTTGGTTTGGAGCGGCAGATCGTAGTTGGCAAGCACTCCGGAACGGCGGCATTGAGGGCGAAATTTGCTGAATATGGCATTGTATTAAGCCGTCATGAATCCGAACAATTATTGCCAAAAGTAAGGGCGGCGGCGGTTTCACTAAAACGAACATTATTCGATAAAGAATTAATGTATATTTATGAAGACTATTTCGGTCCAACCCACGGACATCATGGAAAGAGGGATTAA